Proteins from a single region of Aquirhabdus parva:
- a CDS encoding D-hexose-6-phosphate mutarotase has translation MVVTISPPEKLDKTTVVRGLSCEWRGQTTEYEGQPVLVIENKHCRAVVAYQGAQVLEFQRRGHAPLLWLSEASNFLPKRAIRGGIPLCFPWFGQHPTDPSILSHGFVRNLPWTLYHVTEDDSGHVLTFTFRDNEETRAIWPHAFNAMLEIRLGQSLELKFSVANVDKKPFDFTFAFHSYFAVDQITQTKVVGLENTPFFDQLAPEKGFHQLERFPIEFHAETDRIYQRATGEYQIVQEHSKQRALIDAPDCSSAIVWNPWIEKTARLGDMDKDAWQNMLCVECGKVGAEVVTLGVSKVVSFTLTLASSFPEESLI, from the coding sequence TTGGTCGTTACTATTTCACCACCCGAAAAGCTGGATAAAACTACGGTTGTCCGTGGGCTCAGCTGTGAGTGGCGTGGTCAGACGACTGAATACGAAGGTCAGCCCGTCTTAGTCATTGAAAATAAACATTGTCGTGCGGTGGTTGCGTATCAAGGGGCACAAGTCCTTGAATTCCAACGCCGTGGGCATGCCCCACTGCTTTGGCTATCAGAAGCTTCTAATTTCCTTCCTAAACGCGCAATTCGTGGCGGTATACCTCTGTGTTTTCCATGGTTTGGTCAGCATCCGACCGATCCAAGTATTCTATCGCACGGCTTTGTCCGCAATTTGCCATGGACCCTCTACCATGTGACTGAAGACGACTCAGGTCATGTTCTAACGTTTACTTTCCGTGATAATGAAGAAACGCGTGCCATCTGGCCTCATGCCTTCAATGCTATGCTGGAGATTCGTTTAGGTCAGTCATTGGAGTTGAAATTCTCTGTAGCGAATGTGGATAAAAAGCCTTTCGACTTTACCTTTGCTTTTCATAGTTATTTTGCGGTGGATCAGATTACTCAGACCAAGGTCGTTGGACTCGAGAACACCCCATTTTTTGATCAGCTTGCGCCTGAAAAGGGCTTTCATCAGCTTGAGCGTTTTCCTATTGAATTTCATGCGGAAACAGATCGCATTTATCAGCGCGCAACAGGCGAATATCAGATTGTCCAAGAGCATTCAAAACAACGTGCTTTGATTGATGCGCCTGATTGTTCAAGTGCAATCGTTTGGAATCCGTGGATTGAAAAAACGGCTCGTTTAGGCGATATGGATAAAGACGCTTGGCAAAATATGTTATGCGTTGAGTGTGGCAAAGTCGGTGCTGAAGTTGTCACCTTAGGCGTCAGTAAGGTGGTGAGCTTTACCTTAACGCTTGCCAGCAGTTTTCCAGAGGAATCCTTGATCTAA
- a CDS encoding TorF family putative porin: MKVANVKSAALKALVSSMILVGGVSLVHAEDANPDTVLAGTPYEGTLTGNINVVSKYILRGITQTYGPKLADGSKGTDGPEMDSPALQGGLDYVLKNGLYVGYWFSTLGYSYADLNPDHTGKHSQNSTESDIYGGYTGTFGNSGIGYTVGGTVYVYTPGWASTGYETKLGLSYGEVSVTAQTLLNDVTFGNTGDTYYLATWTHALPKDFTFTGQVGLYTYGKKGDYINSTKADKPGFNPAYPDGNPDAKTFAFRHVTLGLSHPLPIKGGTWGLQYIVGGDNRFGVKQDNQIVGSLGLTF; this comes from the coding sequence ATGAAAGTAGCAAACGTGAAGTCAGCAGCTTTGAAAGCTTTGGTATCTTCGATGATTCTGGTTGGGGGCGTGAGTCTTGTTCATGCTGAAGATGCTAATCCTGATACCGTTCTTGCGGGCACGCCGTACGAAGGTACTCTGACCGGTAACATCAACGTGGTATCTAAGTACATTCTTCGTGGTATCACCCAGACTTATGGTCCAAAACTCGCTGATGGATCAAAAGGAACTGATGGTCCAGAAATGGATTCTCCTGCATTGCAAGGTGGTTTAGATTACGTATTGAAAAATGGCCTGTATGTTGGTTATTGGTTCTCTACACTGGGTTACAGCTATGCTGATTTGAATCCAGACCATACTGGCAAGCACTCACAAAATTCAACTGAAAGTGACATCTATGGTGGTTACACCGGTACTTTCGGTAACTCAGGCATTGGCTATACCGTTGGTGGTACTGTATACGTGTATACCCCAGGCTGGGCTTCAACTGGTTATGAAACCAAATTGGGCTTGAGCTATGGCGAAGTCAGTGTCACTGCACAAACACTCCTGAATGATGTGACATTTGGTAATACTGGCGATACCTACTACTTGGCCACATGGACACATGCATTGCCTAAAGACTTCACCTTCACAGGTCAGGTTGGCTTGTACACCTACGGTAAAAAAGGTGACTACATCAACAGTACTAAAGCCGATAAGCCTGGCTTTAATCCTGCCTATCCAGATGGAAATCCAGATGCAAAAACATTTGCATTCCGTCATGTAACATTAGGTTTATCACACCCACTTCCGATCAAAGGCGGCACATGGGGTCTGCAATACATCGTTGGTGGCGACAACCGCTTTGGTGTAAAACAAGACAACCAAATCGTTGGCTCATTGGGCTTAACATTCTAA
- the cpdA gene encoding 3',5'-cyclic-AMP phosphodiesterase has protein sequence MNAGVLSISTADPSKPIRVVQISDTHLFEDTSAKLLGMNTEDSFQAVISLIKKEQFQKEISSDHLNTRFSTDVELFLTTGDTAQSPAQATYKRFLDVMGTLNRPCVWLQGNHDLGELLKDSTDCSSINIVELGTHWVILMLNSAKDHEISGQFTTQELNWLKTTLARYPDRHVIIALHHHPISVSSTWLDESGLLNAQAFWAIVDDAPQVSLVIHGHVHQEFEAKRGSVQVLACPSTCIQFKPLSEAFTIDKLPPGYRWFNLYANGKIETGVSRLKKLPAGVDFNSQGY, from the coding sequence TTGAATGCCGGCGTTTTGTCCATCTCTACAGCAGATCCATCAAAACCGATTCGTGTCGTCCAGATTTCAGATACCCATTTATTTGAAGATACCTCAGCCAAACTACTCGGGATGAACACCGAAGACAGTTTTCAAGCCGTTATCTCTTTAATCAAGAAAGAACAGTTTCAAAAAGAAATCTCTTCAGACCACCTAAATACTCGTTTCTCTACCGATGTTGAGCTTTTTCTAACCACGGGAGATACCGCACAATCTCCCGCACAAGCAACTTATAAACGCTTCTTGGACGTCATGGGCACGCTCAATCGCCCTTGTGTCTGGTTACAAGGCAATCATGATCTGGGAGAACTGTTAAAAGACAGTACAGACTGCAGCAGCATCAATATCGTAGAGCTGGGAACGCACTGGGTCATCTTGATGCTCAATTCTGCAAAAGATCATGAGATCTCCGGTCAATTTACGACTCAAGAATTAAATTGGCTGAAGACAACTCTGGCTCGCTATCCAGATCGACATGTCATTATTGCCCTGCACCACCATCCTATCAGTGTAAGTTCAACATGGCTGGATGAATCAGGACTCCTAAATGCTCAAGCCTTTTGGGCAATTGTTGATGATGCGCCGCAAGTTTCGTTAGTCATTCATGGACATGTCCATCAGGAATTTGAGGCAAAACGCGGATCGGTTCAAGTATTAGCCTGCCCTTCAACTTGTATCCAGTTTAAACCCCTGAGTGAAGCTTTCACGATCGACAAATTACCACCGGGTTATCGCTGGTTTAATCTTTATGCAAACGGCAAAATTGAGACAGGCGTTTCCAGATTGAAAAAATTACCAGCAGGCGTTGATTTTAACTCGCAAGGCTACTAA
- a CDS encoding urease accessory protein UreD, with protein sequence MSALPSPHAHTPWQARLELGFSTQVDSHASTLSRTVLHHRKSIGPLRVQKALWPEPTGVCHVIMIHPPAGIAGGDELHVEVAVGQHAHAVLTTPGAGKWYKSDGRLAKQTIHLDVDHDGFLEWLPQEIMLFDQAIAQSKTTITLHESAAFIGWDILVIGRKARDENFLQGHYHSHLSLLRQGRLCIDDRLILNGGDRWLTSPLGLNGHSVSGMMLAVPPIHRRDDSLLAQDIQVLRDLIMMMQMPLVVTLLDGVLVARYLGMDARQAMDGFAGIRAKLRRRWFDLNEELPRIWRT encoded by the coding sequence TTGAGCGCTTTACCCTCTCCGCATGCCCATACGCCTTGGCAAGCTCGCTTAGAACTCGGATTTTCAACCCAAGTTGACTCTCATGCGTCTACTCTATCTCGCACGGTGCTGCATCATCGTAAAAGTATTGGACCACTTCGTGTCCAAAAAGCCCTCTGGCCAGAGCCTACAGGGGTTTGTCATGTGATTATGATTCATCCTCCAGCAGGCATTGCAGGAGGTGATGAGCTTCATGTTGAGGTTGCCGTAGGTCAGCACGCTCATGCAGTACTCACTACACCCGGCGCGGGCAAGTGGTATAAAAGTGATGGTCGATTAGCCAAACAAACAATCCATCTCGATGTCGATCACGATGGATTTTTGGAGTGGCTGCCGCAAGAAATCATGTTGTTCGATCAGGCAATTGCCCAAAGTAAAACGACAATCACTTTGCACGAGAGTGCTGCTTTTATCGGCTGGGATATTTTGGTTATTGGCCGCAAAGCGCGAGATGAAAATTTTCTACAAGGGCATTATCACAGTCATTTGTCTCTGCTACGTCAGGGCAGATTGTGTATCGATGATCGACTGATATTGAATGGCGGGGATCGTTGGCTAACCTCGCCGTTAGGGTTGAATGGGCATTCGGTGAGTGGGATGATGTTAGCGGTACCTCCGATTCATAGACGTGATGACTCATTACTTGCTCAGGATATTCAAGTGCTGCGTGATCTGATTATGATGATGCAAATGCCACTTGTAGTGACCCTGCTGGATGGGGTGTTGGTTGCGCGTTATTTAGGTATGGATGCTCGGCAAGCGATGGATGGCTTTGCGGGGATTCGCGCAAAACTGCGACGTCGTTGGTTTGATTTAAATGAAGAGTTGCCTAGGATTTGGCGAACCTAA
- a CDS encoding riboflavin synthase, with amino-acid sequence MFTGIIESVGLVRAITPQGGDVRVTIQTANSQKSAGLSMGDVHLGDSIATNGICLTVIDMAADYFVADVSSETLRRTTLGQWKTGTQVNLEKALLPTTRLGGHLVSGHVDGLGEVIVHRQDARSLYYEVRAPRELARYLAEKGSITVDGISLTINHLNGAVLSLNLVPHTAKHTNIDDWKVGSLVNLEVDVLARYLERLMLGDRAADTGSYSESRQGVTLALLQESGFLNRR; translated from the coding sequence ATGTTTACTGGAATTATTGAGTCTGTTGGCCTTGTTCGTGCCATTACTCCACAAGGAGGTGATGTCCGTGTGACCATTCAGACGGCAAATAGTCAGAAAAGTGCAGGATTATCGATGGGTGATGTACACCTTGGCGATTCGATTGCGACCAATGGCATTTGTTTGACCGTCATTGATATGGCTGCAGACTATTTCGTTGCCGATGTCTCTAGTGAAACATTAAGACGTACGACACTTGGGCAGTGGAAAACCGGGACACAGGTTAATTTAGAAAAAGCGCTCTTACCAACGACACGACTTGGCGGTCATTTGGTCAGCGGCCATGTGGATGGCTTAGGGGAAGTTATTGTTCATCGTCAAGATGCGCGCTCCCTGTATTACGAAGTGCGTGCGCCACGCGAATTGGCGCGCTATCTGGCTGAAAAAGGCTCGATTACGGTGGATGGGATTAGTTTGACTATTAACCATTTAAATGGTGCCGTTTTAAGTCTTAATCTTGTCCCACATACCGCAAAGCATACCAATATTGATGATTGGAAAGTCGGAAGTCTTGTCAATTTAGAAGTAGATGTGTTGGCCCGTTACTTAGAGCGTTTGATGCTTGGTGATCGTGCAGCCGATACAGGGAGTTACTCTGAATCTAGACAAGGTGTGACACTTGCACTGCTGCAGGAAAGCGGTTTTTTAAATCGTCGTTAA
- the dksA gene encoding RNA polymerase-binding protein DksA produces the protein MTDSIKSPRKNAVKSKAKPATTALAGTAASLYGIDPYVLTDGEEYMSEGQLDHFKRILTAWRAELMQEVDRTMSHMQDESSTMADVNDRATQEEEFAIELRTRDRERKLIRKIEKSIKNIEDEDYGYCETCGIEIGLRRLEARPTATQCIDCKTLAEIKEKQNNG, from the coding sequence ATGACAGACTCTATTAAATCACCACGTAAAAACGCCGTAAAATCAAAAGCAAAACCTGCTACGACTGCACTTGCGGGCACAGCAGCAAGCTTATATGGCATTGATCCATACGTTCTGACTGACGGTGAAGAATACATGTCGGAAGGTCAGTTGGATCATTTCAAGCGCATTCTGACCGCATGGCGTGCAGAACTGATGCAAGAAGTGGATCGCACGATGAGTCATATGCAAGATGAATCAAGCACCATGGCTGATGTCAACGATCGCGCGACTCAAGAAGAAGAATTCGCTATTGAATTGCGCACCCGTGACCGTGAACGCAAACTGATCCGTAAGATCGAAAAATCGATTAAAAATATTGAAGACGAAGATTACGGTTATTGCGAAACTTGTGGTATTGAGATCGGTTTACGTCGTCTTGAAGCACGTCCAACCGCAACACAATGTATCGATTGTAAAACACTGGCTGAAATTAAAGAAAAGCAAAATAACGGCTAA
- a CDS encoding YgiQ family radical SAM protein, with protein sequence MSAPNTISGATPKPLFDYDKHWASCFEPAPFLPMSRAEMDLLGWDACDVIIISGDAYVDHPSFGMAIIGRLLEAQGFRVGIIAQPDWHSAEPFKVLGKPVYCFGVTAGNMDSMINRYTADRKIRSDDAYSPGNAPDKRPDRASVVYSQRCREAYPDVPIILGGIEASLRRIAHYDYWQDKVRRSIITDAKADILLYGNAERAIVDVVHRLAKGDTVDQITDLRGTSFILNEARKVAKAAYFEVASNDVDNPGRVDAIINPYVMTEDLPSCDVEKSNPKNQAANPASYAGFTKEVVANPIVNAEIVNTRTVDEDTQIVSLRPSSTISKAIKHRMPARDVSVIRLPDYDQVKDDPVLYAHANRILHLETNPGNARAMVQRHGDRDVWLNAPPIPLSTEEMDYVFDLPYARIPHPAYGDARIPAYDMIKFSVNIMRGCFGGCTFCSITEHEGRIIQNRSEESILREVESIRDTTPGFTGVISDLGGPTANMYRLACKDPEIEKNCRKPSCVYPGVCDNLNTDHSHLTQLYRKARDIKGVKKILISSGLRYDLAVLNPEYVKELVTHHVGGYLKIAPEHTEGGPLSKMMKPGIGAYDRFKQLFDRFSKEAGKEQYLIPYFIAAHPGTTDQDMMHLALWLKKNGFRADQVQTFYPSPMATATAMYHSAKNPLRKVSRGSETVDIVKGERRRRLHKAFLRYHDPNNWPLLREALKSMGRADLIGNAKHQLIPTNQPLNKDSGEYSTARKKNSSVAGDSRKRSSTPSQPKKGQILTQHTGLPPRVTGAKKQSS encoded by the coding sequence ATGTCTGCTCCCAATACTATTTCCGGTGCTACACCGAAGCCATTATTTGACTACGATAAACACTGGGCATCGTGCTTTGAGCCTGCGCCATTTTTGCCGATGAGTCGTGCAGAAATGGATTTGCTTGGCTGGGATGCGTGTGATGTCATTATCATCAGTGGCGATGCCTATGTGGATCACCCGTCATTTGGTATGGCGATTATTGGGAGATTGCTTGAAGCGCAAGGTTTCCGTGTGGGAATCATCGCACAGCCTGACTGGCATTCAGCCGAACCTTTTAAAGTATTAGGTAAGCCTGTTTATTGTTTCGGTGTGACAGCCGGAAATATGGATTCGATGATCAATCGCTATACGGCGGATCGTAAAATTCGTTCTGATGATGCCTATTCGCCAGGCAACGCCCCAGATAAACGTCCTGATCGTGCCTCAGTCGTGTACTCCCAGCGCTGCCGTGAGGCATACCCTGATGTCCCGATTATCTTGGGTGGGATCGAAGCCAGTTTACGCCGTATTGCCCACTATGATTATTGGCAGGATAAAGTTCGCCGCTCAATCATTACCGATGCGAAAGCTGATATTTTGCTCTATGGTAATGCAGAGCGCGCCATCGTAGATGTGGTTCATCGTTTGGCAAAAGGCGATACCGTAGATCAAATAACAGATTTGCGTGGCACCAGTTTTATCTTGAACGAAGCGCGTAAAGTTGCCAAAGCGGCCTATTTCGAAGTCGCAAGTAACGATGTCGATAATCCGGGCCGTGTCGATGCGATTATCAATCCTTATGTGATGACCGAAGATTTGCCAAGCTGTGATGTCGAGAAGTCGAATCCAAAGAATCAGGCAGCCAATCCCGCGTCATATGCCGGCTTTACCAAAGAGGTAGTTGCTAACCCGATCGTCAATGCTGAGATCGTGAATACGCGTACGGTCGATGAAGATACCCAGATTGTATCGTTACGGCCAAGCAGTACGATCAGTAAAGCCATTAAACATCGTATGCCAGCTCGTGACGTATCCGTCATCCGTTTACCTGATTACGATCAGGTCAAGGATGATCCCGTGCTGTATGCCCATGCCAATCGGATTTTGCATTTAGAGACCAATCCGGGCAATGCGCGTGCGATGGTTCAGCGTCATGGTGATCGCGATGTGTGGCTGAACGCCCCACCGATCCCACTATCGACTGAAGAAATGGACTATGTTTTTGATTTGCCATATGCCCGTATTCCACATCCCGCCTATGGTGATGCGCGTATTCCAGCCTATGACATGATCAAATTCTCGGTCAATATCATGCGTGGTTGTTTCGGTGGATGCACGTTCTGTTCGATTACCGAGCACGAAGGGCGGATTATTCAAAATCGTTCTGAAGAGTCGATTTTACGTGAAGTCGAAAGTATTCGCGATACAACCCCAGGTTTTACAGGTGTCATTTCTGATTTGGGTGGCCCAACGGCCAATATGTATCGTCTAGCATGTAAAGACCCTGAAATTGAAAAGAATTGCCGCAAACCTTCCTGTGTTTATCCGGGTGTTTGTGACAATTTAAATACCGATCATAGTCATCTGACACAGCTTTATCGCAAAGCGCGTGATATCAAAGGGGTGAAGAAGATTCTGATCAGTTCCGGTCTGCGCTATGACTTAGCGGTATTAAATCCTGAGTACGTCAAAGAGCTGGTGACACATCACGTCGGTGGTTACTTAAAAATTGCTCCTGAGCATACTGAAGGCGGCCCCCTGTCGAAGATGATGAAACCGGGAATTGGGGCTTATGATCGCTTCAAGCAACTGTTTGATCGTTTCAGCAAAGAAGCGGGTAAAGAGCAGTATCTGATTCCTTATTTCATTGCAGCTCATCCAGGCACGACCGATCAGGACATGATGCATCTCGCATTATGGCTCAAGAAAAATGGTTTCCGTGCGGATCAAGTGCAAACCTTCTATCCTTCACCGATGGCGACTGCCACAGCAATGTATCACAGCGCCAAGAATCCATTACGTAAGGTTAGTCGTGGCAGTGAGACGGTTGATATTGTGAAAGGGGAGAGGCGTCGTCGCTTGCATAAAGCTTTCCTACGCTACCATGATCCAAATAACTGGCCGCTATTGCGTGAAGCGCTGAAAAGTATGGGGCGTGCCGACTTGATTGGGAATGCCAAGCATCAATTGATCCCAACCAATCAACCATTGAATAAAGACAGTGGTGAATACAGTACTGCGCGGAAGAAGAACTCCTCAGTGGCTGGTGACTCCCGAAAGCGTTCATCCACACCTTCGCAGCCGAAAAAAGGTCAAATCCTAACCCAGCATACAGGATTACCCCCGCGTGTCACTGGCGCAAAAAAGCAATCCAGCTAA
- the murD gene encoding UDP-N-acetylmuramoyl-L-alanine--D-glutamate ligase: protein MLIQRGGLKVVAGLGKTGVSVVRYLVDQGYKVAVTDTRIDPPGLADLPANIACHLGGLDAELLCRADEIIISPGLALSEPAVQAALAAGVSVIGDIQLLRRATKTPIVAITGSNAKSTVTTLVGEMAANAGVRVAVGGNLGKPSLELLENDPQLIVLELSSFQLETTTNLAAAVAVVLNLSEDHMDRHGDMLGYHTAKHRIFQQCERYVINRDDALTRPLISDSTPMSSFGLSAPDINDFGVLRDLDGTLWLAKGRNRLLAASEMKIQGSHNVANALAALALGEAVGLPMESMLTTLKTFAGLAHRCQFVAEQQGVRFYNDSKGTNVGATLAAIEGLGASLASVHPDQPSRKLAVILGGVGKGQDFKPLATPLAHFARAVVVIGEDAPVIEAALQTVLFDHQVPLIHVTSLAEAVAHCREVSQAGDAVLLSPACASFDMFLNYEDRGRQFEQLVLAG from the coding sequence ATGCTAATACAGCGCGGCGGATTAAAGGTTGTTGCAGGCTTGGGGAAAACAGGTGTATCAGTCGTGCGCTACTTAGTTGATCAAGGCTATAAAGTTGCAGTGACGGATACCCGTATTGATCCACCGGGATTGGCTGATTTGCCCGCAAATATCGCTTGTCATTTAGGCGGGCTGGATGCTGAATTACTCTGCCGTGCAGATGAAATCATCATCAGTCCGGGTCTTGCATTGTCTGAACCCGCTGTACAAGCTGCACTTGCCGCTGGTGTGTCGGTCATTGGTGATATTCAATTATTACGCCGTGCGACGAAGACGCCGATTGTCGCGATTACAGGCTCAAATGCTAAAAGTACAGTCACGACCTTGGTCGGTGAAATGGCAGCGAACGCTGGGGTACGCGTTGCTGTAGGCGGTAATTTAGGCAAACCTTCTTTAGAGCTGCTTGAAAATGATCCGCAACTGATTGTGTTAGAGCTTTCCAGTTTTCAGTTAGAAACAACGACGAATCTTGCAGCCGCAGTGGCCGTGGTCTTGAACTTAAGTGAAGATCATATGGACCGTCATGGCGATATGTTGGGTTACCACACTGCTAAGCATCGCATTTTCCAGCAATGCGAGCGTTATGTGATTAATCGGGATGATGCTTTAACACGTCCGTTGATTTCCGATAGTACGCCAATGAGCAGTTTTGGTCTAAGTGCGCCGGATATCAATGATTTTGGCGTACTGCGCGATTTGGATGGCACCTTGTGGCTTGCAAAAGGGCGTAATCGTTTGCTGGCGGCTTCTGAAATGAAGATTCAGGGCAGCCATAATGTGGCTAATGCGTTGGCGGCGCTGGCATTGGGTGAGGCCGTTGGCTTGCCGATGGAATCGATGCTGACCACACTCAAAACATTTGCGGGCTTGGCGCATCGTTGCCAGTTTGTGGCAGAGCAGCAGGGGGTACGTTTCTATAATGACTCTAAGGGCACCAATGTCGGTGCAACACTTGCTGCCATTGAAGGTTTAGGTGCGTCTCTCGCCTCAGTGCATCCTGATCAACCGAGTCGTAAGCTGGCCGTAATACTTGGGGGCGTGGGCAAGGGGCAGGATTTTAAGCCGTTGGCGACCCCCTTGGCTCATTTTGCTCGCGCTGTCGTCGTGATTGGTGAAGATGCCCCAGTCATTGAAGCGGCTCTGCAAACCGTACTCTTTGATCACCAAGTACCGCTCATTCATGTGACGTCATTGGCTGAAGCGGTGGCGCATTGCCGCGAGGTGAGTCAGGCGGGTGATGCCGTATTGTTATCACCTGCTTGTGCAAGTTTTGATATGTTTTTGAATTATGAAGATCGTGGTCGCCAATTTGAACAACTTGTTCTCGCAGGTTAA
- the gluQRS gene encoding tRNA glutamyl-Q(34) synthetase GluQRS: MSEVPRYTGRFAPSPTGPLHFGSLVTALASWCEARAHQGRWLVRIEDTDLPRNQLGAEAEILTQLETYGLIADEPILRQQDRIDLYNHILDDLAAQGDLYGCACSRKQLTGYTAYPNTCRNKKLSLTGHAVRLRVSDDTLCFQDQLQGQVCEDLSKTTGDFVLRRRDGIISYQLAVVVDDYLQGVTHIVRGADLLDNTVRQIWLRQCLRETTSKPIIEPIYAHIPLAMNAQGQKLSKQNLALPLNVKKPVENLQAAFVALGQNAIDASSPEHFLQQAITCWDINRIPRQTQLDGQF, from the coding sequence TTGTCTGAAGTTCCTCGTTATACGGGTCGGTTTGCGCCATCGCCAACCGGCCCGTTGCATTTTGGCTCTCTTGTCACGGCTCTAGCCAGTTGGTGCGAAGCACGGGCACATCAAGGACGCTGGCTCGTCAGAATCGAAGATACGGATCTCCCCCGTAACCAACTGGGTGCTGAAGCGGAGATATTAACCCAGCTCGAAACCTATGGTTTAATTGCCGATGAACCGATCCTACGTCAACAAGATCGCATCGACCTCTATAACCATATTCTGGATGATCTAGCCGCCCAAGGCGACCTTTATGGCTGTGCATGCAGTCGTAAGCAACTGACGGGATATACCGCGTATCCCAACACTTGTCGTAATAAAAAACTCTCCTTAACAGGTCATGCAGTTCGCCTGCGGGTGTCTGATGATACCCTCTGCTTCCAAGATCAACTGCAGGGTCAGGTTTGTGAGGATTTGAGCAAGACCACAGGTGATTTTGTGTTAAGACGCCGAGATGGCATTATCAGCTATCAACTCGCCGTTGTCGTGGATGACTATCTGCAAGGAGTTACCCATATCGTCCGTGGCGCGGATCTACTGGATAACACGGTCCGCCAGATCTGGTTACGCCAGTGCCTAAGGGAAACGACATCCAAGCCAATCATTGAGCCCATTTACGCCCATATTCCTTTAGCAATGAATGCACAGGGTCAAAAGCTGTCGAAGCAAAATCTCGCCCTCCCCTTAAATGTCAAAAAGCCTGTAGAAAATCTACAGGCTGCATTTGTGGCATTAGGGCAAAACGCTATCGACGCTAGCAGCCCTGAACATTTTTTACAGCAAGCCATCACCTGCTGGGATATCAACCGTATTCCAAGGCAAACGCAGTTAGACGGTCAGTTTTAG
- the ftsW gene encoding putative lipid II flippase FtsW has product MALEPTNSVKSKLHTFWQRLTSLPSLADELTARRLLIFSIVALLCIGTTMIGSASIPYGDYKYHQPLYFITRHLIYLFIGVFAVFLTMKVPLKAWFAQTFLLWFIVLILLIMVLLPGIGADVNGSKRWIRLMGFTFQPSEFAKFVMVLFTADYVVRREDEIRFSWSGFFRLLGPMVSVLFMLLLEPDLGASVVVVASMMAVFFLAGAPIRQFGVLLTGALIALVAAIVFEPYRLRRLTSFANPWDDELGADYQLKQSLIAFGRGEITGTGLGHSVQKLSYLPEAHTDFLLAIIGEELGFVGIACLFSLLFVMVISCMRIGHRALVNQYASAGYLAYGISVIFLLQILVNGGMNMGLLPTKGLTLPFISYGGTSLIMSLMMVGVLLRIDQETQKPKPRSARDAYLGG; this is encoded by the coding sequence ATGGCTTTAGAACCAACGAACAGTGTGAAATCTAAACTGCATACTTTTTGGCAACGTCTCACCAGTTTACCGTCACTTGCGGATGAGCTGACGGCCAGACGCTTACTGATATTCAGTATTGTGGCATTGCTGTGCATTGGAACAACAATGATTGGCTCCGCATCAATTCCGTATGGGGACTATAAATATCATCAGCCGTTGTACTTTATTACACGTCATTTGATCTATTTATTTATCGGTGTTTTCGCAGTTTTTCTCACGATGAAGGTTCCGCTTAAGGCATGGTTTGCGCAGACTTTTTTATTGTGGTTCATTGTACTGATTTTGCTGATCATGGTTCTGCTTCCAGGGATTGGCGCCGATGTCAATGGCTCTAAGCGCTGGATCCGTTTAATGGGCTTTACGTTTCAACCCTCTGAGTTTGCGAAATTTGTCATGGTGTTATTTACCGCGGATTACGTGGTGCGCCGTGAAGATGAAATTCGTTTTAGTTGGTCGGGATTTTTCCGGCTATTAGGACCAATGGTCTCAGTGCTGTTCATGTTGCTGCTCGAGCCTGATCTTGGAGCGAGTGTTGTGGTGGTCGCCAGTATGATGGCCGTGTTCTTCTTGGCGGGCGCACCGATACGTCAGTTTGGCGTGTTGTTAACAGGGGCTCTAATTGCTTTAGTCGCAGCGATTGTTTTTGAACCGTATCGATTGCGCCGTCTGACCTCTTTTGCCAACCCTTGGGATGATGAGCTGGGTGCGGATTATCAGCTCAAACAGAGTTTGATTGCCTTTGGTCGTGGTGAAATAACCGGAACGGGCCTAGGGCATAGTGTGCAAAAGCTATCCTATTTACCTGAAGCCCATACCGACTTTTTGCTGGCAATTATTGGTGAAGAATTAGGTTTTGTTGGCATTGCCTGCCTATTCTCCTTACTTTTTGTGATGGTGATTTCCTGTATGCGCATTGGTCATCGGGCTTTGGTGAATCAGTATGCGTCAGCCGGCTATTTGGCTTATGGAATTTCGGTGATCTTCCTGCTACAGATTTTGGTTAATGGTGGCATGAATATGGGCCTTTTACCAACCAAAGGTCTGACTTTGCCTTTCATTAGTTATGGTGGAACGTCGCTGATTATGTCGTTGATGATGGTGGGTGTGTTATTGCGGATTGATCAAGAGACGCAAAAACCAAAACCGCGCAGTGCAAGAGATGCTTATTTGGGTGGCTAG